The segment CTGGGgatgggctggggctggggtggagggtgggagccGGGCCTGGGCCTGGTCTGCCTGGCCGGCAGAGCAGGGTGAGCCCTGGGGGCCACAGGCCTCAGGAACCCCGGGCACCTGGGTGGGGGGGCCCAGCAAGGGTGTGCCGTGGAGGCTGAAGGGGCAGCAGGGGTGCTGGGCTCGGGGGGGAACGCCCCAGGCGCCCTCTGTTTCCAGGGCAGCTCTGCGGACATGGCCATGTTCCAGAAGGTGGAGAAGATCGGAGAGGGCACCTATGGGGTGGTGTACAAGGCCAAGAACAGGGAGACCGGGCAGCTCGTGGCCCTCAAGAAGATCAGGCTGGATTTGTGAGTGCCGGGGTAGCCTCTGAGACCCCCTGGTTTGGAGTGACCCGGCTATCCTCCTGACCCTCATCTCAGAGTCTTGTATTCGACTCCTTTTCTGACTGCTGCTCACTCACGTAGTGGGGGTGCAGCCCTCATTCATCCTCACCCTGACCAGGCTTCGCCCCGGGCCTCTGGGGGTGATAAGTACGTGCCCAGGAGATGGGCCATCCTTATGTTATACATAAAACAGCCCCCCAACCCTCCCCACCCCGCTGCCAGAAGCACCCTGCCCAGCTTCTCACTCCACTGCTGcaccctcctctcctccagggAGACCGAGGGGGTCCCAAGCACTGCCATCAGGGAGATCTCCCTGCTCAAAGAGCTTAAGCACCCCAACATCGTCAGGTGAGGCGGGCAGGGGATGGGGCAGTGGGCCTGTCCCAGCCCGACTGGGAGCCACGTGTTGACTGGTACCGCCTGGCCAGGCTGCTGGACGTGGTTCACAGCGAGAAGAAGCTTTACCTGGTGTTTGAGTTCCTTAGCCAGGACCTGAAGAAGTACATGGACTCCACCCCGGCCTCCGAGCTCCCCCTGCACCTAGTCAAGGTACCGGGAGAAGGACGGGCTGACCAGCAAGGGGGCCGTTGTTTGACCAGCAagtcagcccccaccccacctccgcTCTGCCAGCTCCTTTCTCTTGCCCACTGTTCCAGAGTTACCTCTTCCAGCTGCTGCAGGGGGTGAGCTTCTGCCACTCGCATCGGGTCATCCATCGAGACTTGAAGCCCCAGAATCTGCTCATCAATGAGTTGGGGACCATCAAGCTGGCTGACTTTGGACTGGCTCGAGCCTTCGGGGTGCCTCTGCGCACCTACACCCATGAGGTACCAGGGGACAGAGTGGGAGAGAAGGGATGTCACCTGTGCACCCAGCCACCCTGAATGATACTGTTTTCTTGCTCCCCCAGGTGGTGACACTCTGGTATCGTGCCCCTGAGATCCTCTTGGGCTGCAAGTTCTACTCCACGGCTGTGGATATCTGGAGCATCGGTTGCATCTTTGCAGAGATGGTAGACAGAGGGATAAACATGGCCAGAGGGAGGCCACAGGCAGGGtcctcctggggtggggggacgtGGGGGCTGTGAATCTCCTATTAAAAGTAGATTAAGGGGTGTTTGGGATTGCGTTAAAGGTCTTTTTCCAGAAAAGGTCAGGATTTTTAGCACAGCCCTGGGAAAGATGTCTGGAAGGTGCCTCCCTGGTCTGGCTGCTCATCTGATACTGGGTTCTGTATGACAAGGGAACAGACCCCACGctttctccccttccccactccaGGTGACCCGCAGAGCCCTGTTTCCAGGCGACTCTGAGATTGACCAACTCTTCCGTATCTTTCGGACCCTGGGGACACCCAGTGAGGCCATGTGGCCAGGAGTCACCCAGCTGCCTGACTATAAGGGCAGTTTTCCCAAGTGGACCAGTAAGGGGCTGGAGGAGGTCGTGCCCAACCTGGAGCCAGAGGGCCAGGACCTGCTCTTGGTAGGTACAGGTAGGCGGCAGGGAGGCCAAGGCTTCCTCATGCCAGCTGCTGCTCTCGCTAGAAGTGTCTGCTTTGTCATCCAGCCTCTTATGTAACCCTGGCTCCTTCTGGGGCAAAACCCGTCTCTTTTCTGACTTCTGTACACAGTTGGCTTGTCCCTGTGCGTATCAGTTGCACCTGGAGGCCTCTCCCACAATAAGTCCAATGTTCATCAACCTTTTTAAAACTGCCCTCTTCCACTTAGCTTTGTTTTTACActgtgatgtatgtgtgtgttcagtcactcagtcgtgtccaactctctgtgaccctttggactgtagccaccaagcttctgtgtccatgggattcgtcaggcaagaatgttggagtgggttgccatttcctactccaggggatcatcccaacacagagattgaacccaggtctcttgtgtctcctgcattggccagcggATTCTTTGCCGCTGGGAAGCCCTGTACTGTGATACATGCCATTTCTCTTGGTTGGCCTGTGTTTTGGTAATTTTTTCCTGTGGATATTATTCAGAACGGGCTGCCTCCCCGCTTCCTCAGCCCCCGCCACAGGCTTTGGTCACCACTCCAGGTGTACCGTCTTGACCCCTTGGGCTGGCCCAGGTCAGGATGCCCAGAGGGGTCCAGGCATCCATTCTTGCCCCCAAAGACTCAGAGCACGTTTTTCTCTTGAGTCTGATGTTGGGTCACAGGAAGGCAGGGCAGCAAGTTCATCTTCACGCTGTGTGCCCAGCTTTCCTGAGGGCTGTGTGCGCCTCCCAACCCAGTGCTGGGGGGCAGTGTGGACTTCCCACCAAGACTCCTCACCCTCCATCCTGGCTGCTTTAAGCTGGGGAGGTCCTTCTACCCCCCATCTGGGTTTAGGGATTTTTGTTTCTGCCCCACTCACAAGCATACTTCCTGGACATGCTTGGCCCCTCTTCCTGATACTTAGATCTGTCTTGACTAGAAGTGGGCTGGAGCCTGGAAAGCTCTCTAAGGACGAGGAGAGACTGACTCAGCCTCAGTAGCATGAAGGAGACAGGGGGTGACTCAACAGGGTTGGACTAGAACAAAGTCTTTGTCCCCAGATTCCGGGAGTGTCTGGAACTGGTTCTCCAGCTGGGAGGTAGTGGCTTTGGGCAGTTCTGGGTTTGAAGGCAGCTGCTTTGGGGCTGTGGGGCCCTGGCCACACCCGGGGCccagcctctctcctcctctctccgcAGCAACTCCTGCAGTACGACCCCAGCCGGCGGATCTCAGCCAAGGCCGCCCTGGCCCACCCCTACTTCTCGTCCACCGAGACCTCCTCGGCGCCCCACCAGTGTATGCGGGAGCATTTCTGCCGCTGAGAACGTGCGGGGCCCACCGCCTCAAAGCCCCTCTGCAGCTgctgcccccgcccccctcccccccccccccgctgccTCCCTATTCACTCCCCAAGAAAGGGGACACACCTGGGGAGAGAGCAGTTTGGCATCAGCTGTCCGAGGGCTGAGTTTGGGTTAGTCCTGCCAGCAGGCTAGCAAGCTCCTGTGTTGTTTGCTGGGTTTCCCTTTTCAAGATAGGGGCACAGAAGCCCACTGCCTGAGGAGGTCCGTTAGAGGCGGGGTCCCTGGGCACCAGACTGGTAGGTGCCAAGGAGAGCAGAAAGCCTGCCTGGGCCGCCAGCAAGACCCTCCTAGCGCCCCTTGGCTGCCCTGCCCTCAGCTGCAGAGCAAGACCCCCAAGGAAGGGGTTCCCCCCCAGCTGTTCTTTTTAGATTTAAAATGTTATGGGGGAAGAGCTGAGTTCCAGTTAAGAGTCCCATGTTAAAACAGGAGGCGGAGCCAGGGGGAGAGGCCATTTTCCTGATCCCGAGGGGAGGTCGGATGTTCTAAGTAGCTGTCTCCTCACCGCGGATATGCTTATGTTTGTATGCCTCTGGCTtcaagaacagaaaataaaagtgatgtATCCCTGAGTTTTCTAGTGTTTCTCTCTGCTCTGGGAGGACGTCAGGGACGTGCCAACAAGGGGGAGGTTGACAGAGGGCTGGAGACAGCGTCTGCCCTGAACTGGGTGGCCCTGAGCTGGCTGTGGGGAGGGCCTGATCTTCCAAGACCTGTCCCTGTCAGGTCCTTCCCGGAGTGAAATGAGCCACTGTCCTCTGAAAGTCCCCGTTCCCAGCAGGGCCAGCTAGGTGTGTCCACTCCCCACCTAGGAGTGCCATCCCTCCTGCTCACGCCCCAGAGATATCGACTCTGTTCTCAAACGAGAACAAGACACCAGGAGAAACCAGCCAAAAGACGTAGACTGACCGGGCAGATGAAAATGTGTACTTCCGCTTACCACCTCACTCAACCCCCTcgaattgtatgtaattattttataccgttaggttaatcatgtttcaaTGATGGCTTGCAATTGGAATTATCTTTTTTTTgatctggctattgattgtgaaaactgataaacatcttttactattttttacatatttactATAAATATGTAATAACTGATAAACATATCTTACTATCTTTTACATATTtactaaaagagaataaaaaaaagacaCCAGGAGAATTCGTTTATTGGAAGCACAGGGTGAGGGAGGAGCCGGGAAAGCAGAGCTGCTGGCTCAGGGGATGGGTCAGGGGATACCAAAGTTACGGGAGGGAGTCCAACACCAAGAACGCTTGAGAAACAGCACATCAACGAGACAGAGGGAAGACCCACTCCCCTGGGTTAAGCTGCTCTGGGGGCCAGGGGTGCGtgcatcctcccctccccatccccaatcACTCCCCGTGACTGCTCGGCCCCCATCAACGCAGGGAGCGCGGGACAGTGGGGGAGGCCGAGCGGTAGCAGCGGTACCCCTCTAGCGAGGCTGGGAGGAGCAGCAGGCCGCTCAGGGGGTCCTTCCGGCAACGCCCCATGGcctccttgtagctcagtcgctCCTTGGAAATGGGATCTGTCAAGTCCTTCTCGTAACTGGCTTCATCTTGCAGGAGCTGGGCCAGCTCCTCACTGATCATGCCGGAGAGCACAGCCTGCGCCACGGGGATACGGCCGGTCCTCTTGGGGTCGATGAGCCCCCCGGTCAGGTGCTGCACCCGCAGGTGCGGGAGCACGCTTTCCTGGGGCATCCAGCCCTTCTGGACAGCCTCGCCCACCGACAGCCTCTTCTTGGTCACGGGGTCCTCAATGCCCGTGAAGGCCTTCTGCGCGTTGAGCAGCCTCTGGGTTGAGCCGCTCTCGATCAGCCCCCGCTCCACCGCCTTGTGCACGGAGTAGCGCTCCCGGCTCAGGAGGTCCACGATGCCCCCCGTGGCCGCCTGAGCCTCCAGCAGCTTCTGCCCGGTGATGGGGTCCAGCATGTTCTTGGCCACGGCCGTCTTGATGGTGCACTTGTTGTCCGTGGTCGTGTCGTAGACGCCGGCGATGGGGAAGCTGTCCTCGCTGAGCCCGAGAGAGAAGCTGGGGGAGAAGAGACCGGTGCTCTGGGAGGCCGGGGAGGCGAGCGGGGACTTGGAGATGATGGCGCCgatggagagggaggggcagggcttGGTCTCCCCGGCCACGAGCAGAGCAAATTCGCTGATGGGGAGCTGGCCATCCTTGTAGAGATGGTACTCCTCTTTGGAGATGCGCCGGCTGCGCAGGGCGGCCTCGATGGAGTACTGTTTCCCGCTCTTGCGGTCCAGGAGCACAGACTCCTCCCCGTGGGGGCCCGAGGTGGTGACCTCCTCCCAGTCACACTCGAGATCCTGCAGCTGGAGGTACTGGCTTCGGTCGATGACGCCCCTCTTGTAGGCCTCGTATGGGGACATGTCCTTCCCCGTCTCGGGCTCCAGGATGGAGATCTTGGTGGAGATGTTGGTCTCTCGTGTCTGGGTCTCCTGGTTGAGCTCCTCCCGGCTCACCTGGGTGTGGAGGTCCCGCAGGGTCCGCTCCTTCTCGTAGATCTGGTCCTTCTCGCGGAGGATGGCTGACTCGAGCTGCGAGAGTTCCTGGCTCCGCTGGGCTGCCCTCTGCCGCTCGCTCTCCGTCTTCTGGCTGAGCAGCTTGGACTCCTGCAGGCGCAGCACCCGCTGCTGCTTCTGCCTCTCCAGCTCCCGCAGCTCCTGCTGCAACTGCCTGCACTCCTGGCTCGCCCGGttctgggttttctggagctcGGCCTCCTCCCGAGCCCAGGTCCTCCCCAGCGCCTCGGCCCGCTCCACCCGCTCCCGTAGGCGCCTCACCTCCTCCTCCCGGCTCTCCCGGGCTGCACGCTCCCGGTTGAGCGCCTCCCACACCCGGGCACGCTCTCCCTCCAGCACCGGGTCCTTCTCCACCCTGATCACTTCCTTGTAGATGGTCTTCTCCTGCAGCTTGGTCTTCTGGAGCACGTCGATCTGCACCTGAAGGTTCTTGCACTCCCGATGCACCTCAGTCGCCTGGATCTTCTCCTGGGCCAGGTCTTGCCGGAGGGCCACCGTGGACTTCTCCAGGTCCGGGTCCTTCTCCAGCTGGACTACCTCCTCCATGATGAtcttctcctgcactgctggaggCCGCTtctccagctcctggagctttAGGGTCAGCTGCCGCAGCTCCCTCTCCACAGCCAGCTTCTTACTACGGTCCTCCTGGAAGCTGAGTCGGCCCTCGTCCTCCTGCACAGCGGCCCGCAGCTGCTGCACCTCCCGTTCCAACTGCCGCCGCCTGCCGGCCTCCTCATCCAGGCTCTGGCTCAGCCGGCTGTGCTCCTCATGGAGCTTCGGGTCCTTCTGGGTGACCACCACCTCCTGCACCACCACCCTCTCCTCGGGCTGCCGCCTCTCCAGCAGCAGGTACTTGTTCTGCAGCTCGTGGACCGCGTCCTCGGCTGCCCGCCGCTTCTGGGTGGCCTCCCGCACCTCCTGGCGCAGCCGCTGGGCTTCCTGCTCCAGGACGGGGTCCTTCTCACGGCGCACCACCTCCTTGTTCACCGTCTTGGTCTCCACCTTGGAGCGTTCACGCCGCCACTCGTCACGCTCCCCCTGCAGCCGGATGAGCTGCTCCTGGGCCCGTCCACTGCCGTTGACCAGCTCATTGAGCTGGGCCTTCAGGCGGTCGATCTCCCGCAGCAGCTCGGGGTTCTTCTCGTGCCGCACCAGCTCCTGCGTCACCTCCTTGTACTCCACGGTGGGCTTCTGGGCCCGCAGCACCACCAGCTCAGACAGCAGCCGTTCCACCTCCTGCTCCATGCCGCTCCTCTTGCGGCCAGTCTCCTGCAGCTCAGCCCGGAGCCGTGCGATCTCCTGCTGTGTCTCCGGGTCCACCCGGAAGGTCTCCTGCACACGCTCCTGCAGATCCACCCGGGGCTTCTGCTTCTCCACCGCGCTGTGCTTGCTTTGCAGCTTCTTCAGCTCCCTGGCCAGCACCTCGTTCTCACTCCTCTGCGCCTCCAGGAGGCTCCTCAGCCTGGACGCCtcctggaggagcctggggtcctgTTCCACCTTCTTCACCTCCTTCACGATCACCTTGGGCTCCACGGCGCGGATTGCTGCCTCCAGCTCCACGACTCGAGCCTGCAGCTTGGCCACGGCATCCTCTGCCCCTTTCCGCTGGGCCACAGCCTCCTGCATCTTCAGCCTCAGGGCCTGGGCTGCCTGGAGCATCTCCAGGTCCTTCTCCACCTTGACCACTTCTTTCACCACGACTGTCTCTTTCACATTCACCTCCTTCTGCTCAAGGGCCAGCAACTCTGCCTTCAGTGCCTCCAGCTGGGCCGAGACGGCGGTGTTCTCCTCTTGCAGGAGCTGGAGCTCAATGTTGAGCTGGGCTGCCTGGCTGTCCAGGCCGGGGTCCCTCTCGATCTGGATGACCTCCTTGGTCAGCAGGTGAGGTTCCGTGGCCTTCCTCTGGCTCTCCAGCTGCATGACCTTCTGGGCCAGTGCCTCCAGGTCTGCCTGCAGGCCGGCCCTCTTCTTGCCCTCGTCCTCCACCTGGGACTTCACCCTGGACAGGTTGCTCTCCAGCTGGGGATCCCGGTAGAACTccaccacttccttctcctccagTTTCTCCACGGGCCGCTGGGTCTTCAGCTGCAGCAACTGGCTCCTCTGCTCCTCCAGCTCGCGTTGTACCTGGGCCACCCGCTTCCTCTCCTCCTCTAGCTGGGACCTCAGGGCCTCTGACTTCCTGCCCACCTGGGCTGGGCTCTTGGACCCCTGCTGGGCGTTAGGTGTCACCTGGATGTCCTCACTGAGCTCTTTCTGCAGAGGAAGAGGGGAGAGTCCTGGGGTAAAGGGAGGAAAGGGATAAGCCCCTGcccaaagaccctgatgctgggaaagattgagggcaggaggagaaggggcgatagaagatgagatggctggatggcatcagcaattcaatggacatgaatttgagccaactccaggagatggtgaaggacagagaaatctggcatgctgcagtccgtagaGTTGCCAAGAGTCCGATattaagcgactgaacaactgaacaacaacaccccACTCTCCTGAGATCAGGACCCTTCCCTGCTTTCTGAGACTTCCCAGTAGGTCCTGGGAGGCAGAACTGAAGATCTGAGGTGTTTGAAGGTAGGATTTTTAAGAGGCTTCATCAATGCCCAGTGTGCTAGGATGTAAGGCAGTGTTCAGGCTGCATTTGCATgagaatgtgaaagaaagaagGTCCTCCCTTCCCAACCTTTCCCTGCTCCCCTTCCACCCAGGCTCCCAGAAATGGGCCTGTGCTCCTCTGGGCCATCCTGGGATACACCTCTGGGTGGGAGGAGGCTGGCCAGTTCCTTGGCCACTCACTGAGAGTCGTGGAGAGATCCCAGCTCCTGGTCTCCCAGGGATGGAGACCTAGGTGGCCTCTTGCCCATGAGGGCTGGGTCCTGAGGCTGAAGACTGCGGGATTTTCTCCTGTCCCCACCGGGGTGCTGCCCAGGGGCTAAGCTGTGACTACACTGAGTGACATCTCCTGGTACTAACTCTGAGATGGAAACCAGCCTGTAAGGGCTGCTGGGGGAGGCAGAGAGCCACACCTCCCTCAGGCCGCTGAGCCTGTCCCGGGGCTGAGTGTGAGCAGGTAGGGAAGTCTGCCCAGTCAACCACCCGCCCAGGCTGCCTAGGGTGGGCATCACCCCCATACCTTCTCCAGAATCTTTCTGGCAAATTCCAGCTGGTGCAGTTGCTGCTGGTGGGCAGCTGCCACCTCAGTGTAGGCCTTCGTCAGGTTCTTCTCCTGGAGAGGCCAAGGGAGTGGGTGGGCCAGCGTCAGCTCCTCCCTCAGAGGCTGCAGAGCTGGCAGCCTGGGAATGAGGAACAAAGAGCCCGGCTCACCTGGGCTTGGATGCTGTCCTGCAGGGGCGCAACTCGGGGTCTCTTGGGGGCCGATCCCCCCTGGGTGGGCTCCAGGGAACCGCGGTAGGTGTCTGCCTGCAGCTCATAGTCCTGAGCAGGTGGGGAAGGACACAGACTGGCTGTCAGTGGGGGGAGCTAGGGGAGGGGGAGTAGGGGACTGgcggaaggagggagggggagggggagataaAGAGGGAGGAGCTGAAGGGACTGCTTACCTGGAGGGCCGCCTGCAGGTGCTGGGAGAGGCGGGACGCCATGGCTCTGTCCTGCTCGCGGCCCTGGATCTCCTGCAGCAGTCTCTGccggggcaggagggagggtcaGGGGACCCCCCCGCTCACCTAGGCTTGCCTCCAGGCCCACGGGCAGCCAGCAGCACCCAGGGGCAGCGAGCGCTCTGTGGGAAGCTGCcttccaccaccccacccccacccccggccgtGACCCACCGCGGCCTCTGCTCGAAACAtctcacccccaacacacacatcctGGTCACACTACTTAGGCCTTAGGCCTCAGGCTCAGTGTCAGTTCCTTCCAGACCACTTGCTCTGACCCCATGGGTGTCCTTACAAAGGgctcccagagcactggcttctcCACCAAAGCACTTATCAGCATCACGGCCTGAGATGCACTGGCCTCCCCCCAAAACTGCAGGCTGCCTGAGGGCAGGCTGTACCCAGCCCCTTTTCATTACAAGCAtgtatgatgctgggaaagactgaaggcaggaggagaagggggacaacagaggatgatttggttggacagcatcactgactcaatggacatgagtctgaacaaacccCAGgaaatagagaaggacagggaagcccggcgtgctgcagtccacggggtcacaaagagccagacatgacttagtgactgagcagcagcagcaacaatagtAAGGAGGTATGAGGAAGAGGATGCTTAGGAGTTGGTACCTCCAGGAACACAAAGCCCACTGCCCACCTTGGGCCAGACAGAGAAGGGCTGGCTGTTTTCCtagacaaagtgaaagtgaaagttaagtctctcagtcgtgcccaactctttgcgaccccatggactgtagcctaccaggctcctccatccatggaattttccaggcaagaatactggagtgggttgccatttccttctccaagagatcttcctgacccagggattgaacccaggtctcccgcattgtaggcagacccgttactgtctgagccaccgtggACAAAGTGTAGCATTTTGGGTGGCGGGGGTGGTGGTGAGCAAAGCAAAGTCTCTGGGGTCTGAGCTTTGAGGTCATTAAAACACTGGCCACTAGAGGGCGGGCCACACACGCACAGGCTGCTCTCCCCGTTAGGAAGGCGGCCAGGGAACTGGGCCTGGCTTGAGGGCTCAGCTCCGGGtaagaggcagggagagaggccGCCCCACACTCCCTGCAGCCCCAGCTCCTCACCTTCTGCGCCTGCAGTTTGTAGGCGATCTGGCTGGGCCCATCGCTGGGCCGCACCTTGTTGTGGGGCAGACGCTCCAGCCAGGCGTTCAGGTTGTCCGTGCAGTTCTTGAACTGCTGGTAGGTGAGGCCGGCATCCTGCATCATCTTCTCCCTgcaggaggaggagcagaggTGAGAGTGGCCCTCGGGGGTCAGGCGAGGGGTGTGCGGAGGAGGCTGGTGagttcctccgtccctgggacagGTCGGGAGGCCTGACTGACTCGCCATGCTGATCCTCTCAACTCTGGCTGGGTGGCTGGAGCTGGGCATTCAGAGATGGACCGACACTTTCTACcaggcaccacctgggaggctgaTGCTATTATCGTACCATTTTAGAGGAGAGAAGCTGAGCCTCAGAGAGGTGCGCTCACCCATCCAAGGCCCCACAGCTCATCAGCCACGGCCACCACACTGTGGGCCTATGCTGTGAGCCCCAGCGGCCCGGCCACTCACCGCAGGTCCAACTGGTCCCCCACGGCGTGGTAGCGGTCGGTGAGGGCCCGCACCTGGCGCTGCTGGTGAGGCAGGTCTTTGCAGAACTCGCGGAAATTGTTCTGCAATGCGCTGCACATGTGCTCCACAGCCTTCAGCTGGCGGTGTAGCCCGAGCACACAGGCCTGCTGCTCCAGCAGCTCCCTCCGCCGGCGCTGGGGCAGGAGGGGACACAACGTACCCTTGTGGTTTGGTCGGATGCCAGGACCAC is part of the Bubalus kerabau isolate K-KA32 ecotype Philippines breed swamp buffalo chromosome 4, PCC_UOA_SB_1v2, whole genome shotgun sequence genome and harbors:
- the CDK3 gene encoding cyclin-dependent kinase 3; its protein translation is MAMFQKVEKIGEGTYGVVYKAKNRETGQLVALKKIRLDLETEGVPSTAIREISLLKELKHPNIVRLLDVVHSEKKLYLVFEFLSQDLKKYMDSTPASELPLHLVKSYLFQLLQGVSFCHSHRVIHRDLKPQNLLINELGTIKLADFGLARAFGVPLRTYTHEVVTLWYRAPEILLGCKFYSTAVDIWSIGCIFAEMVTRRALFPGDSEIDQLFRIFRTLGTPSEAMWPGVTQLPDYKGSFPKWTSKGLEEVVPNLEPEGQDLLLQLLQYDPSRRISAKAALAHPYFSSTETSSAPHQCMREHFCR